Proteins from a genomic interval of Nostoc sp. TCL240-02:
- a CDS encoding DUF11 domain-containing protein, whose product MKRFSFASLGAFALIATVPFVGQVPGIASLWHSTSAVAQNVKTQGQIQLRLEAEKQVIAQDQQGKQSKTWQPLKGQAVVQPGDVLRYTLSGENKSDRPVKNLILNQPIPKGMVYILKSAIATNDTKVTYSIDGGRSFVENPTVKVTLPDGKVETKPAPANVYTHIRLQVPLVPAKKMVKATYQVQVR is encoded by the coding sequence ATGAAGCGTTTTTCTTTTGCAAGTTTAGGAGCGTTCGCACTTATTGCTACAGTGCCATTTGTTGGTCAAGTGCCAGGAATCGCTTCTCTATGGCATTCTACCAGTGCTGTTGCCCAAAATGTCAAAACTCAAGGGCAAATACAATTGCGCTTAGAAGCTGAAAAGCAAGTGATAGCACAGGATCAGCAGGGTAAGCAAAGTAAGACATGGCAACCTTTAAAAGGTCAAGCTGTGGTGCAACCTGGTGATGTGTTGCGATATACATTAAGTGGCGAAAATAAGAGCGATCGCCCCGTAAAGAATTTGATTCTCAATCAACCTATTCCTAAAGGAATGGTATACATACTGAAATCTGCAATTGCCACTAATGATACTAAAGTAACCTACAGCATTGATGGCGGACGCAGCTTTGTCGAAAATCCCACTGTTAAAGTTACTCTTCCTGACGGGAAAGTGGAAACAAAACCAGCACCAGCGAATGTTTACACCCACATCCGTTTGCAAGTGCCATTAGTTCCGGCCAAGAAAATGGTTAAAGCTACTTATCAAGTCCAAGTTCGCTGA
- a CDS encoding DUF11 domain-containing protein: MCSVSRPQNKKQITYRSSWYQRLTATVLLGSFLQTTISIPAIAQQTNNRGASLPLINQATYTYTDSANNQKYDGTSSQLNVSPSPLVDPLGRILGCAGTILPDYTGFSVGVYEPNSSDPTGTELGSLVSLTRTELPDIPNNNVPGGKSPNTENSNPYFVTNNPAGVYNFLLDPNKGQTDPGRTYIFVVNPPPNSIYKQRRIKIEILGSTGTQGNNIVRYLATSLDGQPITLTGETRVEQTVVLVPNAEVVGLDLLAFEFSTNLCQANQLQIVKTGDRATAEPGDTVIYRISVKNLADAGLNNIFVTDNLPLGFQFLPKSVRGELDGQAITITSERNGNTVTFRTDTTIPTGKTLNIAYAAQLTADSLRGNGLNSAIVNAQRADNRFSTKDGPATHQLKIRPGIVSDCGTIIGRVFIDKNFDGEQQPGEPGVPNAVIFLEDGNRITTDPNGLFSLANALPGSHTGVLDLSSVPGYTLAPNQKFRERNSQSRLVRLEPGGLVRMNFAVTPAFQEPVKK; this comes from the coding sequence ATGTGTTCAGTGAGCCGTCCTCAAAATAAAAAACAAATTACTTATAGGAGTAGCTGGTATCAAAGGTTAACAGCTACTGTTCTTCTGGGAAGTTTTTTGCAAACTACTATATCTATACCAGCGATCGCACAACAGACTAACAATCGGGGTGCGTCTTTGCCATTAATCAATCAAGCTACTTATACTTATACAGACTCTGCTAATAATCAAAAATATGACGGAACTTCTAGTCAGCTTAATGTTAGTCCTAGCCCATTAGTCGATCCATTAGGGCGGATATTAGGTTGCGCTGGTACTATTTTGCCTGACTATACAGGTTTTTCAGTTGGCGTATATGAACCTAACTCTAGCGATCCAACTGGGACAGAACTAGGTAGCTTAGTTTCTTTGACTCGAACAGAGTTACCCGATATTCCTAATAACAATGTTCCTGGCGGTAAGTCGCCAAATACCGAGAATAGTAACCCCTACTTCGTTACGAATAACCCTGCGGGTGTCTACAATTTCCTACTCGATCCGAATAAGGGTCAAACTGATCCAGGTAGAACTTATATTTTCGTAGTTAATCCACCACCAAATTCTATCTACAAGCAACGGCGGATCAAGATTGAAATCCTTGGTAGCACTGGCACACAAGGTAATAACATTGTGCGATATCTTGCTACTTCTTTAGATGGTCAACCAATTACTCTTACAGGTGAAACTAGGGTAGAGCAAACGGTTGTCTTAGTTCCGAATGCAGAAGTAGTAGGACTGGATTTATTAGCCTTTGAATTCAGTACAAATCTGTGCCAAGCCAATCAGTTGCAGATTGTCAAAACAGGCGATCGCGCTACCGCTGAACCTGGAGATACGGTAATCTACCGGATCTCGGTCAAAAATCTCGCTGATGCTGGTTTAAATAACATATTTGTCACCGACAACTTACCTTTAGGATTCCAGTTTTTACCTAAATCTGTACGGGGTGAGTTAGATGGTCAAGCAATTACTATCACCTCAGAACGCAATGGAAACACGGTGACATTCCGCACAGATACAACAATTCCTACGGGAAAAACTCTGAATATTGCTTACGCGGCTCAACTAACAGCCGATTCACTGCGTGGTAATGGTCTCAATAGTGCGATCGTGAATGCTCAACGAGCTGATAACCGTTTTAGCACCAAGGATGGTCCAGCAACGCACCAGTTAAAAATTCGTCCCGGAATCGTTTCTGATTGTGGCACGATTATCGGTCGCGTGTTTATTGATAAAAACTTTGACGGTGAACAACAACCTGGTGAGCCTGGAGTCCCCAATGCAGTGATTTTTCTGGAGGACGGAAACCGCATTACTACAGATCCGAATGGTTTGTTCTCCTTAGCTAATGCCTTACCAGGAAGTCATACAGGCGTACTAGACCTCAGCAGTGTACCAGGTTACACCCTTGCTCCCAACCAAAAATTCCGCGAACGGAATAGCCAATCTCGCCTAGTGCGTTTAGAACCTGGTGGCTTGGTACGTATGAATTTCGCTGTCACCCCCGCCTTCCAGGAGCCAGTCAAAAAATGA
- the thrC gene encoding threonine synthase, protein MTQAIKTQTQTPTQTSTAYFQALKCKECGAEYELKASNVCELCFGPLEVKYDYSALRLTVTRETIQAGPNSIWRYRPFLPVATDNVIDVGTGMTPLVRSHRLARRLGLNKLYIKNDAVNMPTLSFKDRVVSVALSRARELGFTTVSCASTGNLANSTAAIAAHAGLDCCVFIPADLEAGKIIGSLIYSPTLMAVKGNYDQVNRLCSEVANTHGWGFVNINLRPYYSEGSKTLGFEVAEQLGWELPDHVVAPLASGSLFTKIYKGFQEFIEVGLVEDKKVRFSGAQAEGCSPIAQAFKEGRDFIKPVKPNTIAKSLAIGNPADGIYAVELAQKTGGNIESVNDAEIIDGIKLLAETEGIFTETAGGTTVAVLKKLVEAGKIDPDETTVIYITGNGLKTQEAIQGYVGEPLTIDAKLDSFERALERSRTLDRLEWQQVLV, encoded by the coding sequence ATGACTCAGGCAATCAAAACCCAAACACAAACCCCAACTCAGACCAGTACTGCCTACTTTCAAGCCTTAAAGTGTAAAGAATGTGGTGCGGAATATGAACTCAAAGCCAGTAATGTTTGTGAGTTATGTTTTGGGCCGTTAGAAGTCAAGTATGACTACAGCGCCCTCCGTCTGACTGTCACTCGTGAAACAATCCAAGCCGGGCCAAATTCAATTTGGCGTTACCGTCCCTTTTTGCCTGTCGCAACTGACAATGTTATAGATGTGGGAACGGGGATGACTCCCTTGGTTCGTTCTCACCGTCTTGCCCGTCGCCTGGGTCTAAATAAGCTTTATATAAAAAATGATGCGGTTAATATGCCCACCCTTAGCTTTAAGGATCGGGTAGTGTCAGTTGCTCTATCAAGGGCGCGAGAGTTGGGTTTCACTACCGTTTCTTGCGCTAGTACTGGTAACTTAGCAAATTCTACAGCTGCGATCGCAGCTCATGCCGGTTTAGACTGTTGTGTGTTCATCCCCGCAGATTTAGAAGCCGGTAAAATTATCGGTAGCTTGATCTACAGCCCAACGCTGATGGCCGTCAAGGGTAACTACGATCAAGTAAACCGTCTCTGCTCAGAAGTTGCCAATACACATGGCTGGGGTTTTGTCAATATTAATCTGCGCCCCTATTACTCTGAAGGTTCCAAGACGCTAGGTTTTGAAGTTGCTGAACAACTAGGCTGGGAGCTACCCGATCATGTTGTTGCTCCTTTGGCATCTGGTTCGCTGTTTACAAAAATTTATAAGGGTTTCCAAGAATTTATAGAAGTTGGTTTAGTAGAAGACAAGAAAGTCCGTTTCAGTGGCGCTCAAGCAGAAGGTTGTTCACCCATTGCTCAAGCCTTTAAAGAAGGACGCGACTTTATTAAACCAGTTAAACCAAATACAATTGCGAAATCGCTAGCGATTGGTAATCCAGCAGACGGTATTTATGCTGTGGAGTTAGCTCAGAAAACTGGTGGTAACATTGAATCAGTCAATGATGCAGAAATTATTGATGGCATCAAGTTGCTGGCAGAAACCGAAGGCATCTTCACAGAAACGGCTGGTGGTACAACCGTGGCCGTGCTGAAAAAACTGGTAGAAGCTGGCAAAATTGATCCAGATGAAACTACCGTGATTTACATCACCGGCAATGGTTTGAAAACCCAAGAAGCAATCCAAGGCTATGTTGGTGAACCCTTGACTATTGATGCTAAACTAGATAGTTTTGAACGCGCCCTAGAGCGATCGCGTACTCTCGATCGCTTGGAATGGCAACAAGTTCTCGTTTAG
- a CDS encoding tetratricopeptide repeat protein, whose amino-acid sequence MINQQEPENLPFDNERSLQTLVRAINLSQGEFSLTLLRCNYAAFRQDIVQRLHQLSPVKIREITLPVSVKTLYTSIGEKLGDEQPSALMVFGLESVKDIDTVLTSANQVREEFRKNFPFPVMLLVNDQVLQKLIRLATDFENWATIIHFAITTADLVQFIKQTAESIFAQVLDAGAGKFLDNSAINLAIGSPHRVELELAQAELQKRGVKLDAELEASLEFVLGRDAVSMEQSRQHYERSLALLQQSSKLEQQGCVLYNLGLWWRTYAVQHLTEQQNACSNAKNYYYKCLEIFEQANRPDLVAKFINALGEVLQKLQQWDELEIVAQKALTLYQTYSDWFRKARAYGFLAEVALAQSAWNKAEKTAEKALSIVASNQSIQTKANLELVLYYHQGWYLFALARARQQLNKVKDALTTLETARKETKPQYDPELYVRILERLQSIYYQESQYLAAFQIKQEQIKIEHQYGFRAFIGAAYLIPRHEVINPALVQGENLIKVAQEIAVSGRQQDVNRLMKRMSRTDHKLTVFHGQSGVGKSSILNGGLVPTLQLQSIDARDVLPIVMRVYTDWMAILAKCLADNGTSSNSIEFICESLRKKSERKLTVLIFDQFEEFFFVYTDQSKRQPFYKFLQLCLDIPFVKVILCLREDYLHYLLECDRLLNFRAINNNILDKDIRYYLGNFSSKDAKAVVQSLTEQTHFYLEPELIAQLVEDLSDELGEVRPIELQIVGSQLQTDKITTLEQYLQSGTKEKLVERFLEEVIKDCGSENELCARVVLYLLTDEKGTRPFKTSDDLAEDLKTADIVSEKEKLNLVLEILVGSGLVLNIPEDPANLYQLVHDYLVSFIRQSQQARKLEEQKKEKEQRQHAEAELNRVLKRQHNDAKRQRNFAIAGVTIMSILAVIAVGLGVRAESERQKTEQAETIAISKASEALFASNQRFEALKQAIKAGKKLQATDWGKTDSEIRTQVIAALQQSVYWIVERDRLEGHKALIWGVTFSHNGKLIASTSYDHTIKLWNLDGSVYKTLEGHKDKVLGVSFSPDDQTILSGDFQGVVKIWRQDGTPLGELKEHGNKAHSKGVYSIDFSPDGKTIATGSRDGKVKLWKRDGSLFKTLEAHKDGVNSVAFSPDGKMIATGGRDKTVKLWMYDGKFVQTVKGYDDSVWDVAWSSDSQTIAAAAGGAAATGNDNRVKLWNLDGTLKDFKAHKDGINSVAFSPDGKMIATASDDKSVKLWKPDGTLLTTLSGHTNGVYAVRFSPDCKTLVSASADGTMKLWQVGNTSCLRNAKIAISSSADSTMKIQYGSGVVSILNGHSDRVNQVYFSPDEKIIASASRDKTVKLWNRDGTLDKILDGHSDNVSFSPDGHTIATASDDNTVKLWNRDGKLLKPSFENSDKILGLNFSPNGQFIALGSMDNKVIILRRDDMKPQILNKHDDWVRAVAWSPDGQMLASASDDNTVILWKQDNKGEFYRYETLPTENGHNSWVLSVSFSPNGQMIATSSNDKTVILWKQDDKGEFHWYKKLKGHTDQVNSVNFSPDGKMIATASDDKTVKLWTRDGNLITTLTGHSDYLLSATFSADGKTLALGSADGAIILWNLNELNHLNNLDSLLERGCDWLHDYLKNNPNVNPSDRNICDDIK is encoded by the coding sequence ATGATTAATCAGCAAGAGCCAGAAAATTTACCCTTTGACAATGAACGTTCATTGCAAACTTTGGTGCGAGCAATTAACCTTTCTCAGGGAGAATTTTCACTGACTTTGCTGCGCTGTAACTATGCAGCTTTCCGTCAAGATATAGTACAACGTCTACACCAACTATCTCCTGTTAAAATCCGTGAAATTACCTTACCCGTGTCAGTGAAAACTCTTTACACGTCTATAGGTGAAAAATTGGGAGATGAACAGCCATCAGCGTTAATGGTTTTTGGTTTGGAATCGGTTAAAGATATTGATACAGTTCTAACTTCAGCTAACCAAGTACGAGAGGAGTTTAGAAAAAACTTCCCGTTCCCAGTCATGTTACTGGTTAATGACCAAGTTCTGCAAAAGCTGATCAGATTAGCGACAGATTTTGAAAATTGGGCCACAATAATTCATTTTGCGATCACAACTGCTGATTTAGTTCAATTTATCAAACAAACTGCTGAATCGATTTTTGCTCAAGTTTTAGATGCTGGCGCAGGAAAATTTCTCGATAATTCCGCAATCAACTTGGCAATCGGTTCGCCGCACCGCGTAGAACTTGAGTTAGCACAAGCTGAACTGCAAAAGCGGGGTGTGAAGTTAGACGCAGAACTAGAAGCCAGTTTAGAATTTGTTCTGGGTCGAGATGCGGTTTCGATGGAACAGTCACGCCAGCATTATGAACGCAGTCTCGCACTTTTGCAACAGAGTTCTAAACTAGAACAGCAAGGCTGTGTACTGTACAATTTGGGGTTATGGTGGCGTACCTACGCCGTGCAGCATTTAACAGAACAACAAAATGCTTGCTCGAACGCTAAAAATTATTATTACAAATGTCTCGAAATATTTGAGCAGGCGAATCGTCCTGACTTGGTAGCAAAATTTATTAACGCTTTGGGAGAAGTACTACAAAAGCTTCAGCAGTGGGATGAATTAGAAATAGTTGCTCAAAAAGCTTTAACTCTATATCAAACTTATTCTGATTGGTTCAGAAAAGCAAGAGCTTATGGATTTCTCGCTGAAGTAGCACTTGCTCAATCTGCTTGGAATAAAGCTGAAAAAACCGCCGAAAAAGCGCTTTCTATTGTAGCTAGTAACCAATCTATCCAAACCAAGGCTAATTTAGAATTGGTGCTATATTATCATCAAGGTTGGTATTTGTTTGCACTAGCCAGAGCGAGACAGCAGCTTAATAAGGTGAAAGATGCTTTAACTACCCTAGAAACTGCGAGAAAAGAAACTAAACCTCAATACGATCCAGAGCTTTACGTTCGGATTTTGGAGAGGTTGCAAAGCATTTATTATCAAGAAAGTCAGTATCTTGCAGCTTTTCAGATTAAGCAAGAGCAAATTAAAATTGAACATCAATATGGTTTTCGTGCTTTTATTGGGGCAGCTTATTTAATTCCTCGGCATGAGGTAATTAACCCGGCACTAGTGCAAGGAGAAAATCTCATAAAAGTTGCTCAAGAAATTGCTGTTTCTGGTCGGCAACAAGATGTCAATCGGTTGATGAAACGAATGAGCCGGACTGACCATAAATTGACTGTATTTCATGGTCAGTCAGGAGTAGGTAAAAGTTCAATTTTGAACGGGGGACTGGTACCAACATTGCAATTACAATCAATAGATGCGCGTGATGTATTACCTATTGTCATGCGAGTTTATACAGATTGGATGGCGATATTGGCAAAATGTTTAGCAGATAATGGTACATCTAGTAATTCAATAGAATTTATCTGTGAGAGTTTGCGGAAAAAATCCGAGCGGAAGTTAACAGTTTTAATTTTTGACCAGTTTGAAGAATTTTTCTTTGTTTACACAGACCAAAGTAAAAGACAGCCATTTTATAAGTTCTTGCAACTTTGTTTGGATATTCCTTTTGTTAAGGTTATTCTCTGTCTGAGAGAAGATTATTTGCATTATTTATTAGAATGCGATCGCCTGTTAAATTTTAGAGCAATTAATAACAATATTTTAGATAAGGATATTCGTTATTATTTAGGAAATTTCTCTTCAAAAGATGCCAAAGCTGTTGTACAAAGTCTGACTGAACAAACCCACTTTTACTTAGAACCTGAGTTAATCGCTCAATTAGTAGAAGATTTATCAGATGAACTTGGCGAGGTACGCCCGATTGAGTTACAAATCGTCGGTTCGCAACTTCAAACAGATAAAATTACAACTTTAGAACAATATCTTCAGTCAGGAACAAAAGAAAAACTAGTCGAGCGATTTTTAGAAGAAGTTATTAAAGACTGTGGTTCTGAAAACGAACTCTGTGCCAGAGTAGTTTTATATTTACTAACAGACGAAAAAGGTACTCGCCCCTTCAAAACTTCTGACGATTTAGCAGAAGATTTAAAAACAGCAGATATTGTCTCAGAAAAAGAAAAACTAAATCTAGTTTTAGAGATTTTAGTTGGTTCGGGGCTGGTGTTAAATATTCCTGAAGATCCTGCTAACTTATATCAACTAGTTCATGACTATCTAGTATCTTTTATCCGGCAGTCACAACAAGCAAGAAAATTAGAAGAACAGAAAAAGGAAAAGGAACAACGACAACACGCTGAAGCAGAACTAAATCGTGTTCTCAAGCGACAACACAATGACGCAAAACGACAACGAAATTTTGCGATCGCAGGAGTCACTATCATGTCCATTCTGGCAGTTATAGCTGTAGGATTGGGAGTGCGGGCAGAATCTGAAAGGCAAAAGACAGAACAAGCTGAGACAATTGCGATTAGTAAAGCTTCGGAAGCCCTTTTTGCCTCAAATCAAAGGTTTGAAGCACTTAAACAAGCCATTAAAGCAGGTAAAAAACTCCAAGCTACAGACTGGGGAAAAACTGATTCTGAAATTCGTACCCAAGTTATAGCGGCATTACAACAATCAGTTTACTGGATAGTAGAGCGCGATCGCTTGGAAGGACACAAGGCTCTAATCTGGGGTGTGACTTTCTCACATAATGGTAAGTTGATTGCCTCAACTAGTTATGACCATACTATAAAACTCTGGAATCTAGATGGTAGCGTTTACAAGACGCTAGAAGGACATAAAGATAAAGTCTTAGGTGTGAGTTTTTCACCTGACGATCAAACAATTCTCTCCGGCGATTTCCAGGGTGTTGTAAAAATTTGGAGGCAGGACGGTACACCATTAGGAGAACTTAAAGAACACGGTAATAAAGCACATAGTAAGGGAGTTTATAGTATCGATTTCTCACCTGATGGTAAGACAATTGCCACAGGAAGCCGGGATGGCAAAGTCAAACTCTGGAAGCGAGATGGTAGCTTATTCAAAACCCTAGAAGCGCATAAAGATGGAGTTAATAGTGTCGCTTTCTCACCAGACGGTAAGATGATTGCCACTGGTGGAAGAGACAAAACTGTGAAACTCTGGATGTACGATGGTAAGTTTGTGCAAACTGTAAAAGGCTATGACGACTCTGTTTGGGATGTAGCCTGGTCAAGCGATAGCCAGACAATTGCGGCTGCGGCGGGTGGTGCTGCTGCTACTGGTAACGACAACAGGGTAAAACTCTGGAATCTAGATGGCACTTTAAAAGATTTTAAAGCGCATAAAGATGGAATCAATAGTGTGGCTTTTTCACCCGACGGTAAGATGATTGCTACAGCTAGTGACGACAAGAGTGTAAAGCTTTGGAAGCCTGATGGTACATTACTCACAACTTTATCAGGACATACCAATGGAGTTTATGCAGTTAGGTTTTCACCTGACTGTAAAACCCTAGTTTCTGCCAGCGCTGACGGTACGATGAAACTTTGGCAAGTTGGTAATACCAGTTGCTTACGCAACGCCAAAATTGCTATTTCTTCTAGCGCTGACAGCACAATGAAGATTCAGTATGGTAGTGGCGTGGTAAGTATCCTCAACGGTCATAGCGATCGGGTTAATCAGGTATATTTCTCACCGGATGAAAAAATAATTGCCTCAGCTAGCCGTGACAAAACAGTAAAACTCTGGAATCGCGATGGTACTTTAGACAAAATTCTTGATGGGCATAGCGATAACGTTAGTTTCTCACCTGATGGTCATACGATTGCTACCGCTAGTGATGATAACACAGTGAAACTTTGGAATCGTGATGGTAAATTACTGAAACCCTCTTTTGAGAACAGCGATAAGATATTAGGCTTGAATTTCTCACCCAATGGTCAGTTCATCGCTTTGGGTAGCATGGACAACAAAGTAATAATATTACGGCGAGATGACATGAAGCCTCAGATTCTCAACAAGCATGACGACTGGGTAAGGGCTGTAGCTTGGTCGCCAGATGGTCAGATGCTAGCCTCAGCTAGTGATGACAACACCGTGATACTTTGGAAGCAGGACAACAAAGGCGAGTTTTATAGATATGAAACTCTCCCAACGGAAAACGGGCATAACAGCTGGGTTTTGAGCGTTAGCTTCTCACCGAATGGTCAAATGATTGCCACTAGTAGTAATGATAAGACGGTGATACTTTGGAAGCAGGACGACAAAGGGGAGTTTCATTGGTACAAAAAGTTGAAAGGGCACACAGATCAAGTTAATAGCGTGAATTTTTCACCTGACGGTAAGATGATTGCTACTGCTAGTGATGATAAAACTGTAAAACTCTGGACGCGCGATGGTAATTTAATCACAACTCTGACTGGGCATAGCGATTACTTATTAAGCGCAACTTTCTCTGCCGATGGCAAGACTCTGGCCTTGGGCAGTGCTGATGGGGCTATAATCCTCTGGAATTTGAATGAGCTAAATCATCTCAATAATCTAGATAGCTTACTGGAGCGTGGTTGTGATTGGCTGCATGATTATCTGAAGAATAACCCGAATGTGAATCCGAGCGATCGCAACATCTGCGACGATATAAAGTAA
- a CDS encoding ubiquitin-like small modifier protein 1, whose product MAVTVLVPTTLQNLTNNQATLESNGSTIAELLDTLEQSFPGIKSRLCDDEGKLRRFVNFYVDSEDIRYLDGINTALKDGDEVSIVPAVAGG is encoded by the coding sequence ATGGCTGTAACAGTTTTAGTTCCTACGACTCTTCAGAATTTGACTAATAATCAAGCTACTCTAGAATCCAACGGTAGCACCATTGCTGAATTGTTGGATACTTTAGAACAAAGCTTTCCTGGGATTAAATCCCGGTTGTGCGATGACGAAGGAAAGTTACGTCGGTTTGTAAATTTTTACGTCGATAGCGAAGATATCCGCTATTTAGACGGTATCAACACAGCCCTAAAAGATGGTGATGAAGTAAGTATTGTCCCTGCTGTTGCTGGTGGTTAA